From Sediminibacterium sp. TEGAF015, a single genomic window includes:
- a CDS encoding fatty acid desaturase family protein has translation MSTFTIPKFPAVKQSLHLELKKRVQAYFDERGIDATGTPKLFTKAIIMVIAFVIVYTHLVFFTPAWYFAVTECIILGGLVAGIGFNVMHDGSHGSFSTNRWVNKIAASSISLLGANHFMWNMKHNMIHHSFTNVDGVDDDIEVGILMRMAPTQKRMKAHRFQHLYFWVLYMLLYVFWIFFTDYKKYFTQKIGNVPLKKMSLSDHIEFWAVKVYHAAVFIVIPVVVVGWINWVIGFFTMSLFAGFVLSIVFQLAHTVEHTEFPVADIESHRLPDEFAAHQIKTTANFATKNKLISWLVGGLNFQIEHHLFPKISHVHYPAISEIVKKVCQEYQLQYIEYPTMRRAVVAHVRFLREMGRA, from the coding sequence ATGAGTACATTTACTATCCCAAAATTCCCCGCTGTTAAGCAATCCCTTCATTTAGAGTTGAAAAAAAGAGTACAGGCTTACTTTGATGAACGTGGCATTGATGCTACAGGGACCCCCAAGTTATTTACCAAAGCGATTATTATGGTAATTGCTTTTGTAATTGTTTACACGCATCTCGTGTTTTTTACTCCTGCCTGGTATTTTGCTGTTACCGAATGCATCATTTTAGGTGGTTTAGTTGCAGGTATTGGTTTCAATGTAATGCACGATGGTAGTCATGGAAGTTTTAGTACCAACCGTTGGGTAAACAAAATTGCTGCTTCTTCAATCAGCTTATTAGGTGCCAATCACTTTATGTGGAATATGAAACACAATATGATTCATCATAGTTTTACCAATGTAGATGGTGTTGATGATGATATTGAAGTGGGCATATTAATGCGTATGGCACCAACTCAGAAAAGAATGAAGGCGCATCGTTTTCAACATTTATATTTCTGGGTTTTATACATGCTGTTGTATGTTTTCTGGATTTTCTTTACAGACTACAAAAAATATTTTACACAAAAAATCGGAAATGTTCCTTTGAAGAAAATGAGTCTTTCCGATCATATTGAATTCTGGGCAGTTAAAGTGTATCACGCTGCAGTATTCATTGTTATACCCGTTGTTGTTGTAGGATGGATAAACTGGGTGATTGGTTTCTTTACTATGAGTTTGTTTGCTGGTTTTGTGCTAAGCATCGTTTTCCAGTTGGCTCACACGGTTGAACATACAGAATTTCCTGTAGCCGACATTGAATCACACAGATTGCCTGATGAGTTTGCTGCACATCAGATTAAAACCACAGCAAATTTTGCCACCAAGAATAAATTAATAAGTTGGTTAGTAGGCGGTCTGAACTTTCAGATTGAACACCATTTGTTCCCTAAAATTTCTCACGTGCATTATCCTGCCATCAGTGAGATTGTGAAAAAGGTTTGTCAGGAATACCAATTACAATACATTGAATATCCTACTATGCGCAGAGCAGTGGTAGCACATGTGCGTTTCTTAAGAGAAATGGGTAGGGCTTAG
- a CDS encoding alpha/beta hydrolase, with amino-acid sequence MKMKWSQRILLKYYRTKIKTLGIVSPEKAAAAAFDLFCTPFKVKKGVKIPSIFHHSTPVSVDLRDVTVRGFQWKSELAQAKKVLIIHGFSSYSYKFEPYVTALVKSGYEVLAFDAPGHGISDGKRINALIYRDCILAIEKQFGPFYGMIGHSLGGLAASLAIEKMENISNRKLVLIAPATETKRAIENFFALIPAKKEVQEAFEAYIRQLAGEPIEYFSVPRVVKKIAAKVLWVHDETDTICTFKDVKPLLTEDIPSTQFYITHGLGHNKIYKESSTRNKIMAFLEPSSEPNFL; translated from the coding sequence ATGAAGATGAAATGGAGTCAGCGGATATTGCTTAAATATTACAGAACTAAAATAAAAACACTCGGGATAGTTTCACCCGAAAAAGCAGCAGCTGCTGCTTTTGACCTGTTCTGCACCCCTTTCAAAGTTAAAAAAGGAGTCAAGATCCCCTCCATTTTTCACCATTCAACCCCTGTATCGGTAGATCTCAGAGACGTAACGGTAAGGGGATTCCAATGGAAATCTGAACTGGCTCAAGCAAAAAAAGTACTGATCATTCACGGTTTCAGTAGTTATTCTTACAAATTTGAGCCCTATGTAACGGCATTGGTGAAAAGTGGATACGAGGTACTGGCATTTGATGCACCCGGACACGGAATTAGTGATGGTAAAAGAATTAATGCGCTTATTTACAGGGATTGTATCCTGGCCATAGAAAAACAATTTGGTCCTTTCTATGGGATGATTGGTCATTCACTGGGCGGCTTAGCCGCCAGCTTAGCCATTGAGAAAATGGAAAATATCAGCAATAGAAAACTGGTATTAATTGCCCCTGCTACTGAAACAAAAAGAGCCATCGAGAACTTTTTCGCCCTGATTCCTGCAAAAAAAGAAGTGCAAGAGGCATTTGAAGCCTATATCCGGCAATTGGCGGGAGAACCAATAGAATATTTTTCTGTTCCCAGAGTGGTAAAAAAAATAGCTGCAAAGGTACTTTGGGTACACGATGAAACAGATACCATCTGCACATTCAAAGATGTAAAACCACTATTAACAGAGGATATACCCAGTACACAATTTTATATAACACATGGATTGGGGCACAATAAAATATATAAGGAATCAAGTACGCGCAACAAAATAATGGCATTTTTGGAACCTTCTTCCGAGCCCAATTTTTTGTGA
- a CDS encoding 2Fe-2S iron-sulfur cluster-binding protein, with the protein MYTIEIEFEQKGLEKVVLDNIAPDQSLLEVCLDNGIELHHNCGAVCACSTCHLYVNSGAEHLEELGDREEDFIDRAVNPRINSRLGCQCVLQPGSGKVSVTLPDQTQFLGE; encoded by the coding sequence ATGTATACCATTGAAATTGAATTTGAACAGAAAGGATTAGAGAAAGTAGTCTTGGATAATATTGCCCCTGACCAGAGTTTACTGGAGGTTTGCTTAGACAATGGCATTGAATTGCACCACAATTGCGGGGCAGTTTGCGCTTGCAGTACCTGTCATTTGTATGTGAACAGTGGCGCGGAACACTTGGAAGAATTGGGTGACAGAGAAGAAGATTTTATTGACAGAGCAGTGAATCCAAGAATTAATTCAAGATTGGGTTGTCAGTGTGTTCTGCAGCCTGGTTCCGGTAAAGTCAGTGTTACCTTACCTGATCAAACCCAATTTTTAGGAGAATAA
- a CDS encoding KdsC family phosphatase, giving the protein MEKFSLIKTFVFDVDGVLTDGTLLVMPNGLMVRSMNIKDGYALQLAIKKGYRVIIISGGQSPEVMERLNKLGVKEVHMQVTDKLSLLQELVGNKIEDQQHCLYMGDDIPDLACMQWAGMAVCPADAVTEIKSVSYYISEKNGGMGCVREVIEKVMKLRNDWNEDFTLRAQ; this is encoded by the coding sequence TTGGAAAAGTTCAGTTTAATCAAAACGTTTGTATTTGATGTTGACGGGGTATTAACCGATGGTACTTTACTGGTTATGCCCAACGGGCTCATGGTACGCAGCATGAACATCAAAGATGGATATGCACTACAGCTGGCCATTAAAAAAGGGTACCGTGTTATTATCATTTCCGGTGGTCAATCACCTGAAGTAATGGAGCGACTGAACAAACTAGGGGTAAAAGAAGTACATATGCAGGTTACCGACAAGCTATCCCTCTTGCAGGAACTGGTTGGTAACAAGATAGAGGATCAGCAGCATTGTCTGTACATGGGGGATGATATACCCGATCTTGCCTGTATGCAATGGGCAGGAATGGCAGTGTGTCCGGCTGATGCGGTAACAGAAATTAAATCGGTATCTTATTATATTTCAGAGAAAAACGGCGGGATGGGCTGCGTAAGGGAAGTGATAGAAAAGGTAATGAAACTCCGTAATGACTGGAATGAAGATTTTACACTCAGAGCCCAATAG
- the iscX gene encoding Fe-S cluster assembly protein IscX, with protein sequence MSHFEPPIHWNDHEDIAMKLYERFGDDFTEAKIYRIRFTDLLEWILEVPGFEGTREQSTEGHLEMIQSAWVYEWRDNQK encoded by the coding sequence ATGAGCCATTTTGAGCCACCCATTCATTGGAATGACCACGAAGATATTGCCATGAAATTGTATGAGCGTTTCGGAGACGATTTCACTGAAGCTAAAATTTACAGAATCCGTTTTACTGATTTATTGGAATGGATTTTAGAAGTGCCTGGTTTTGAAGGTACCAGAGAGCAAAGCACAGAAGGTCATCTGGAAATGATTCAGAGTGCCTGGGTGTATGAATGGAGAGATAACCAAAAATAA
- a CDS encoding transglutaminase-like domain-containing protein, producing the protein MQETTELNALFTLIDDPDELVYSSVTERLVAYGKPVIPNLEHLWETTPNQAIQERIEMIIHRLHFTDLQQDLTEWKNSACPDLLFGALLVAKFQYPDLQTTPVIQDIEKIRRNVWLELNSFLTPLEQANVLSSIIYNYYHLKGIELKYDNPDEFFLHKVLESKKGNAIANSIIYQVICEKLEINARLIQIPKQSLIAFYHSDTDFEDNSQYYRDQIHFFIDATNGQAYSHNDIETYLNRLGKIADPNYFKPRTNSDVICRLIKELSKCFTNPDQQYKQEELIQLANILKA; encoded by the coding sequence ATGCAGGAGACTACAGAATTAAATGCCCTGTTTACCCTTATTGATGATCCGGATGAATTAGTCTACAGCAGCGTTACCGAAAGACTAGTAGCTTACGGGAAGCCTGTAATACCTAATTTGGAACACCTTTGGGAAACCACTCCTAATCAGGCAATACAGGAAAGAATTGAAATGATTATTCATCGACTGCATTTTACTGATTTACAACAAGACCTGACCGAATGGAAAAACAGTGCCTGCCCCGATTTGCTTTTCGGTGCTTTACTGGTTGCCAAGTTTCAATATCCCGACCTACAAACAACACCGGTAATTCAGGATATTGAAAAAATCAGAAGAAATGTATGGCTGGAATTAAATAGCTTCTTAACTCCTCTGGAACAGGCAAATGTTTTGAGCAGCATTATTTACAACTACTACCATTTGAAGGGCATTGAATTAAAATATGATAATCCGGATGAATTTTTTCTTCATAAAGTACTTGAATCCAAAAAAGGCAATGCTATTGCAAATAGCATAATTTACCAGGTAATTTGTGAAAAACTGGAAATCAATGCCAGGCTGATTCAGATACCCAAACAATCGCTGATTGCTTTTTATCACTCTGATACGGATTTTGAGGACAATAGCCAGTATTACAGAGATCAGATTCATTTTTTTATTGACGCTACAAACGGACAGGCATATTCTCACAACGACATTGAAACTTACCTGAACCGTCTAGGTAAAATAGCTGATCCAAATTATTTCAAACCCAGGACCAACAGCGATGTTATCTGTAGGTTAATTAAAGAGTTATCCAAGTGTTTTACTAATCCTGATCAGCAGTATAAACAAGAAGAATTAATTCAGTTAGCCAATATATTGAAAGCCTGA
- the topA gene encoding type I DNA topoisomerase has translation MAKNLLIVESPAKAKTIEKILGKDFEVRSCYGHIRDLEKDDMGIDVNNHYQPRYKVPDEKEKVVKELKQMAKKAEEVWLASDEDREGESISWHLAEVLGLDPRSTKRIVFHEITAPAIKKAVDNPRLINMNLVNAQQARRVLDRLVGFELSPVLWRKIGMQRSLSAGRVQSVAVRLIVEREREINQFISESSYKIEAVFKATDINGKPVQFKAEGPGRLHTTEEAGAFLESCINAKYTVKDIQVKPAKRTPAAPFTTSTLQQEASRKMGYSVSKTMLIAQKLYESGKITYMRTDSIALSETALGDIQNEINKSYGSKYHQPRKFKNKNESAQEAHEAIRPTYMSNHTVEDEECKRLYELIWKRTIASQMSDAAFEKTTAKIEVSTNHEMLTATGEVMQFDGFLKVYMEGKDEEDEESTEGMLPPIKVNEVLDFQYMNASEKFTKPAARYTEASLVKKLEELGIGRPSTYAPTISTIMKRNYVEKRDKEGIRRAATILKLTASNEIEKEIIQENTGAEKGKLFPTDLGMVVTDFLKQHFNKVMDFGFTAKIEAEFDEIAEGNLTWNNMIDGFYKPFHETIEHTLENAERAKGERELGIDAATGKRVIARMGRYGPMVQIGDTSDENEKARFAKLKPSQSIETITMEEAMELFSLPRTLGEYEGAELSVNLGRFGPYIKLGEQFISIPKGEDLHEMDLTRAIQLIKEKQEADAPVAFYNELPVTKGKGRFGPFIKWNDLFINIPKAYNFDSLSQQDINELIEKKLEKEANRFIQQWPSEKIAIENGRWGPFIRFQKKMLKLGKLADGTKPTAESLSNISLEDVKKMIEEQLPGAFTKKTAAKKAATKKAASKKAAPKKSVTKKATPKKTTK, from the coding sequence ATGGCAAAAAATTTACTGATCGTTGAGTCGCCCGCAAAAGCAAAAACCATTGAAAAAATTCTGGGTAAGGATTTTGAAGTGAGAAGTTGTTATGGTCATATTAGAGACCTGGAAAAGGACGACATGGGTATAGATGTAAACAATCATTATCAGCCCCGTTACAAGGTTCCTGACGAGAAGGAAAAAGTTGTAAAAGAGCTGAAACAAATGGCTAAAAAAGCTGAAGAAGTATGGCTTGCATCGGATGAGGACCGTGAAGGAGAAAGCATCAGCTGGCATTTGGCAGAAGTTTTAGGCTTAGACCCTCGTTCTACTAAAAGAATTGTTTTCCATGAAATTACTGCACCCGCTATCAAAAAAGCAGTAGATAATCCCAGGCTAATTAACATGAACCTGGTGAACGCCCAGCAAGCAAGAAGGGTATTGGATCGTTTGGTGGGATTTGAATTGAGTCCGGTTTTATGGCGTAAAATTGGCATGCAAAGAAGTCTGAGTGCAGGAAGGGTGCAAAGTGTAGCGGTACGACTAATCGTTGAGAGAGAGCGTGAAATCAATCAGTTCATTTCGGAAAGTTCCTATAAGATTGAAGCGGTATTTAAAGCCACTGATATTAATGGGAAACCCGTACAATTCAAAGCGGAAGGCCCTGGAAGATTGCATACAACGGAAGAAGCAGGTGCTTTTCTTGAAAGTTGCATAAATGCAAAATATACCGTTAAAGACATTCAGGTAAAACCTGCTAAAAGAACACCGGCTGCCCCCTTTACTACTTCTACCCTACAGCAGGAAGCTTCCAGAAAAATGGGCTATAGTGTAAGCAAGACCATGCTTATAGCGCAAAAATTATATGAAAGTGGTAAAATCACTTATATGCGTACAGATAGTATTGCATTGAGTGAAACAGCATTGGGGGATATACAGAACGAAATCAATAAAAGCTACGGGTCTAAATACCATCAGCCCCGTAAGTTCAAGAATAAAAACGAAAGTGCACAGGAAGCACACGAAGCCATTCGTCCTACCTATATGAGCAATCATACGGTGGAAGATGAAGAATGTAAGCGATTGTATGAACTCATTTGGAAAAGAACCATTGCTTCTCAAATGAGCGATGCTGCTTTTGAAAAAACAACAGCTAAAATTGAAGTAAGCACTAACCACGAAATGCTCACTGCCACAGGCGAAGTCATGCAATTTGATGGATTTTTAAAGGTATACATGGAGGGCAAAGACGAAGAAGATGAAGAGAGCACAGAAGGTATGTTACCACCTATAAAAGTGAATGAGGTGCTTGATTTTCAGTACATGAATGCAAGTGAAAAATTCACAAAGCCTGCGGCAAGATATACTGAAGCTTCCCTTGTAAAAAAACTGGAAGAATTAGGCATTGGAAGACCTTCTACCTACGCTCCTACCATTTCTACCATCATGAAAAGGAACTATGTAGAAAAAAGGGATAAGGAAGGAATCAGGAGAGCAGCCACTATATTAAAGCTGACTGCTAGCAATGAAATTGAAAAGGAAATTATTCAGGAAAATACCGGAGCGGAAAAAGGAAAACTATTCCCTACCGATTTGGGAATGGTTGTTACAGATTTTCTGAAACAACACTTTAATAAAGTGATGGACTTTGGCTTTACCGCCAAAATTGAAGCAGAATTCGATGAAATTGCAGAGGGTAATTTAACCTGGAATAATATGATTGATGGTTTTTATAAACCCTTTCATGAAACTATTGAACATACACTGGAAAATGCAGAGAGAGCCAAGGGCGAAAGAGAGTTGGGTATTGATGCAGCAACCGGAAAAAGAGTAATCGCCCGTATGGGGAGATATGGTCCGATGGTACAAATTGGAGACACGAGTGATGAAAATGAGAAAGCGCGTTTTGCCAAATTGAAACCCTCTCAAAGCATTGAAACCATTACTATGGAAGAAGCCATGGAACTGTTTTCTTTGCCAAGAACATTGGGCGAATACGAAGGAGCAGAATTGTCTGTAAACCTTGGAAGATTTGGTCCCTATATTAAATTAGGGGAACAATTCATCTCTATTCCCAAAGGGGAAGATTTACACGAGATGGATCTGACCAGAGCCATTCAATTGATTAAGGAAAAACAGGAGGCCGATGCCCCCGTTGCATTTTACAATGAATTACCCGTAACAAAAGGCAAAGGAAGATTCGGGCCATTCATTAAATGGAATGATTTGTTTATCAATATCCCAAAGGCGTATAATTTTGATTCATTGAGTCAACAGGACATTAATGAATTGATTGAAAAGAAACTGGAAAAAGAAGCCAACCGCTTCATTCAGCAATGGCCATCAGAGAAAATTGCCATTGAAAACGGTCGCTGGGGTCCGTTTATCCGCTTCCAGAAGAAAATGCTAAAATTGGGGAAATTGGCAGACGGCACAAAACCAACTGCCGAATCGCTCTCGAACATCAGTTTGGAGGATGTAAAGAAAATGATTGAAGAGCAGTTACCTGGAGCTTTCACCAAAAAAACAGCAGCAAAGAAAGCCGCTACCAAAAAGGCAGCTTCCAAGAAAGCAGCGCCAAAGAAGTCCGTTACTAAAAAAGCCACTCCTAAAAAAACGACAAAGTAG